The DNA sequence actcattattttgttttgtatttatcTTCTAACAGGAGTTGAAGGAGTGGTAATTGACATGGCTAAAAATGAAGTGACCATAAAGGGTATAGTGGAGCCTCAAGCAATCTGCAACACAAtcacaaagaaaacaaagagaagagCAAGTGTTATATCTCCATTGCCTGAAGCAGAAGGAGAACCTATACCAGAAGTTGTCAATTCTCAGGTATCACAGTAATGTTCCTCTTTAATTTCTAGTTGAGaccaaattaacaaataaaagatatttataaCATATTTGGTTTCACATTTCAGATGTGATTTTCAGAATTATAGCTTTCACATCTCAAATGTGATTCTTCCATCTTAACAAGTTTCTAAACACATTATATGTAAAaagttaatcaataaaaaagaattgttGGTGATCCAGGTTAGTGGACCAGTTACTGTGGAACTGAATGTAAACATGCACTGTGAGGCCTGTGCTGAGCAACTCAAGAGGAAGATACTACAAATGAGAGGTACCATTTTTCTCTattgatttcaaattttcaatatgaTCATGGCTTCATTGTTAGTTGTAATGGAGAAAGGACAGgtgaaaaaagaaagggaaagaaGTACAAAGCTATACTTTCTTAACGAATAAATTTTGTAGTGCCAAATAGAGTTTTGTGAATGCGACAAATCAACTTCATGAGTCATTTTTCAACAAAGTATTACAAAGGGGTCCCATAAAGGATGAATCATCACTCCTGAATTTGGGTATATTCATGCTTTCATGTATTGTATCATCAGATTGCCAAATCAGCAGCACTTGATGCTGGACCCCATCTAGCGTGGCATTCTTTTGTGAAAATTGGTCAGTGATGATGTTATACGTGGGCCCCATGGTCCATGTCCTGCATGAGATAGCACCACAAATTTTAGGCTATTgcttttgtgtttcttttctgCCATTCAGAATGACCATTCTGTAAGGCAAAAAGAGAATACAGAAAGTAACATGGTTGTTATAGGAAACAAAAGCATCCCAAATTTTGTTAAGAGTGATAACTTTAACTCTTACACAAatgaaattagaaaagaaataactttaaCCATTCGCCTaacaaagtttatttttcaCTCTTTCTTGATGGCCTTGTACATATCATGCCTTCAAAATCAAATTGTCCACTTAGCCTCATCATTTTGTCTTTGAGCTAATTAAACGTAGAGGACAAAATAGTGCAGTAGTGTATTGGATCCTTTCTTGTAGAGGATATGATCATCTTAAAGTGGGAATagtacaagaaaagaaaagcacaaAAGAAGGATCACTACAAATGGTTACAAGGCTCATTAGTTATATGAGTTTAATAGACatacatattattaattaaaaaaaattataccgcCAAccaatcaaaaataaataattatttatatgacTTAACTTATAATATGTGGTGATTAGTATGATTACTTCTAGTTAAATGATAGAGTAAAAAACTATTTATACTATGTCATAATATTATTTGGTTagttatattttcctttgcttgtgtttctttattattttttttctaagaggACTATATTATATTCTATTAATTAAGAATGGGAGAGGAAAAAATTCAGGTAATTCCATATTCATATGTAATTAATGTGAAAACCTGTGTTGAATGTAGGAGTTCAAACAGCAATGACAGAGTTTAGCACAGGGAAGGTTCTTGTGACAGGAATCATGGATGCAAACAAACTAGTAGATTATGTATATAGACGCACCAAAAAGCAAGCTAAGATAGTTCCTCAGCCAGAACCAGAaccagaaaagaaagaagagaaacctGCAGAAGAAGAGACTAAACCTGAAGAGGAGAAGCCACCAGAGGAAGCAAAGAAAGAAGAGGGTGGTGagaacaaagaagaaaagggtggtgaagaaagcaaagaagaagccaaaaaagaagagaataatGTGGTGGTGGTGCCTTACAATAACATTGATGATGAAGGCTTAAAGAGGATGATGTACTATTATCAGTACCCTCCACTCTCTGTCATTGAAAGAATACCACCTCCACAACTCTTCAGTGATGAAAATCCTAATGCATGCTGCATTGTATAAACGATCATCATAGGAATGAGAAAAAGGTTTCAAAGTTGTTTGTAAGCACCACcaatatgggaaatttttttattgagttggGCTGGTGGAATGGGAGAAGGTGTCAAATGAAATGGCATGGAATCATATTGATAACAAGCTGATTGATGATATATCGTTCTGTCTTATTTATGTATGTacgatatattattattacaaatagTAATACATCATCATTGTGCACATGCTTGTGAAATATATGAGTatcttcaagttttttttttcttttttttttctctatttggttGAGCAATTTGAATTGACGtcaatcaattttatatattggTGATTGACTTATGATTATGAAAGTGAGATTGGATGACATGCATGAAACAGCAGACAAAAACCTTCTAATAAGGGGAAAAGTTACCTGCCTATTTATTTAAGAGCCCCCACATCTTTTTAATTGGCTAAACTCATACAGAGGAATGTTGTATATTTAacacattatttaatatttattattagtaaaaaaattatggaaattcattaaataatgtgacttataaaatataaagtaaaatttacttaattttttagttttaaaaattattgcactacctatattttttagattatgtatttttttgtagCCTTATAATTTTCAAGCATCTGGTATAAATTATTACACTACCAAATTCCATTTGgtataaacataataaatattatataaagagTTCTTAAAAGTTAGAAGAGCTTTCTAGTGTCAACATCAACaagtctatttattatttttttagaaaaaaaattaattattaaaaattcttttaatactaTTTGTAATACTTTACgtgttttttaaaacaattaaaatatataaatatatttcaaccgagtgattaattaaggaaaaaatgatattaatttaaatatataatattaagcataaaattatcttaataatTTAGTCATTTAACTATCAATcacttcacacacacacacacacaaaaataaactgtaatataatactttatatgttataaaatttatttacttttgatCTCTCCTAAATTTTATTCACGGAAGGGTTAAAAGGACATCTTATTTGGATACAATATATCATACACAACTCAATTGTTATATATGACAGACAAGATTTCATGTCAATTATGATGGAGAAacgtatatattatttaaaattttacacacttgtcaaataataatttagaaataatttgATAAATCATATATCTAACTAACCATTTCTCCAACTACTGAAGCCTAACGAGACACAGAAATTCTCCATGTGCTCTGTGAGGAAGATAATTATTATGTtctatattattactattaaatagtACCACTGCTAGGTTATGCAGACTATTTGTTGTCTTTCACTGCagttatattttcaataatgtAGTTGATTTAACACATATTATTGATGTGCAAGGAAAGATTCTTGTATAAACTTAATTTGTCGTAGACTGAGCCAACAAATAATACGCATTGTCATCATTCAAACATAAAATAGTTGTTTGGcacaatttataaaaatcaagtgaTTAATGAGATTTACGTTTGTTAGTagcttaattaatttacatCATATTTATGAATCCAAAATTTCTAAAATGTACAAACACCTTATTTTATAAGAACCTCATAATTTCTCTAATAAAACAATCCACGTGGTGAGATTAACGGATACTCATTAGTCATTGGGACCATGTATGGAGAAGGTTGGCTATATACGTTGAAGCCTCGACAATTGCTTGTGATTTGTGTCTTATGTCCTATATGCTATTTTGtcactaatatattattaactaccTTCAATTCCTTGGATTCTTAAAGGTGGAAAACATTGATGAGAAAGCTGGTTGCCGAAGAACATAAACACATCAGAAACAGAAATGATTCATACCTATTTTCATGGAACTGCAGGTTCAAATCGGCTCTAaatcttattaattaaattattaaaggtTAAAGCAATAGTTATAGTTtctatcaaaaaaaaaattatatacattactttttatatttattaaaagcgatgtaatttcaatatttattatagactaaaaatacatattctcgttaaaatgtaagaattaaaagtagtgtataaatttttataaaaaaaattaaaaatcatttcaaaatattttgaaaaaatcaaaacatattttatcaattttccattttccatTTGGAcgttagttaaaataaaaagaggcGGTGGTGCGATGATTTGGAAAGAGATTTTAAAACAATGCACAAGATTCTAAATTTTCTTGTCAGCTACAGTATATATAGCTTGCTAGCTTCTTATATCGATTATATTGGGATACTTTAACATTTTGTTGGCAAGTATTGGGATACTATTTTGTTGGTATGTGTTTGATTTCATActcaaaaattgattttgagtttagaattaattttaaatatatttttgtatatttaattttatgttaaaataaaatttaaatttttttttagttaaaataactttaaatgtatattt is a window from the Glycine max cultivar Williams 82 chromosome 2, Glycine_max_v4.0, whole genome shotgun sequence genome containing:
- the LOC100783625 gene encoding heavy metal-associated isoprenylated plant protein 9 gives rise to the protein MGEEAKQEQVQPVAEAKPEEKKEEKAEEKPAEEKKEEKPEEKTEDEKKEEPKPPSPCVLFVDLHCEGCAKKIERYIMKMRGVEGVVIDMAKNEVTIKGIVEPQAICNTITKKTKRRASVISPLPEAEGEPIPEVVNSQVSGPVTVELNVNMHCEACAEQLKRKILQMRGVQTAMTEFSTGKVLVTGIMDANKLVDYVYRRTKKQAKIVPQPEPEPEKKEEKPAEEETKPEEEKPPEEAKKEEGGENKEEKGGEESKEEAKKEENNVVVVPYNNIDDEGLKRMMYYYQYPPLSVIERIPPPQLFSDENPNACCIV